From Actinoplanes oblitus, a single genomic window includes:
- a CDS encoding VOC family protein: protein MTGFATLAMLNMDAADPGALARFYAAVLGWDVLHADDDYAMIGDGTTNLGWGRVDGYSGPGWPVEAAPKRYHLDFYVDDLDKAEERALALGATKPESQPTPERWRVLLDPAGQPFDICLKS, encoded by the coding sequence ATGACTGGATTCGCCACTCTCGCGATGCTGAACATGGACGCCGCCGACCCCGGAGCGCTGGCCCGCTTCTATGCCGCGGTGCTCGGCTGGGACGTGCTGCACGCCGACGACGATTACGCGATGATCGGTGACGGCACCACCAACCTGGGCTGGGGCCGGGTGGACGGGTACTCCGGGCCGGGCTGGCCGGTGGAGGCCGCGCCGAAGCGTTACCACCTCGACTTCTACGTCGACGACCTGGACAAGGCCGAGGAGCGGGCGCTCGCCCTGGGCGCCACCAAGCCGGAGTCGCAGCCGACCCCGGAGCGGTGGCGGGTGCTCCTCGACCCGGCCGGGCAGCCGTTCGACATCTGCCTCAAATCCTGA
- a CDS encoding TetR/AcrR family transcriptional regulator C-terminal domain-containing protein encodes MDAAYTKIVAAIQQMIESGELRPGDRVPSARAITREWGVAIATATKAHAALREAGLTVARPGVGTVVAGPAPRRDTDLSRERIVATAMAIADKHGVADLSMRRIAADLDVATMSLYRHVPSREDLELAMIDVALGELRVPPRYSGDWRADLEGCARGLWEVFQRHPWLGVTMSLTRPQMTPNAMRLGELIMGALARTRLGVTDRMLVEVLLFSFIRGVASALEPEATARRDTGLTDDEWMDSQEDAFRRFLEFQPMPNFTELFLHTPDFEFDLAVLFEFGLARFLDGIAVWIG; translated from the coding sequence GTGGATGCGGCATACACGAAAATCGTGGCGGCCATCCAGCAGATGATCGAGTCGGGCGAGCTGCGCCCGGGCGACCGGGTGCCGTCCGCCCGGGCGATCACCCGCGAGTGGGGCGTCGCGATCGCGACGGCGACCAAGGCGCACGCCGCGTTGCGCGAGGCCGGCCTGACCGTGGCCCGCCCCGGCGTCGGCACCGTGGTCGCCGGGCCGGCCCCGCGCCGCGACACCGACCTGAGCCGGGAGCGGATCGTCGCGACGGCGATGGCGATCGCCGACAAGCACGGCGTGGCCGACCTCTCGATGCGCCGGATCGCCGCCGACCTGGACGTGGCCACCATGTCGCTCTACCGGCACGTGCCCAGCCGGGAGGACCTGGAGCTGGCGATGATCGACGTGGCGCTCGGCGAGCTGCGCGTGCCGCCGCGCTACTCCGGGGACTGGCGGGCCGATCTGGAGGGCTGCGCCCGCGGCCTCTGGGAGGTGTTCCAGCGGCACCCCTGGCTGGGCGTGACCATGTCGCTGACCCGGCCGCAGATGACGCCGAACGCGATGCGGCTGGGTGAGCTGATCATGGGTGCGCTGGCCCGGACCCGGCTGGGCGTTACCGACCGGATGCTGGTCGAGGTGCTGCTGTTCAGCTTCATCCGCGGGGTGGCCAGCGCGCTGGAGCCGGAGGCCACGGCGCGGCGGGACACCGGGCTGACCGACGACGAGTGGATGGACTCGCAGGAGGACGCGTTCCGGCGCTTCCTGGAGTTCCAGCCGATGCCGAACTTCACCGAGCTGTTCCTGCACACGCCGGACTTCGAGTTCGACCTCGCCGTGCTCTTCGAGTTCGGCCTGGCCCGCTTCCTGGACGGGATCGCGGTGTGGATCGGGTGA
- a CDS encoding GlxA family transcriptional regulator: MSVVVFLLTPQVHLLDLAGPAQVFSTAPGYTLRYVAESASVPSWQGVVLRAEVDWPALSPDDLVVVPGWRTGYGFFSAGTLREIAGHHASGGTVASVCSGADALGRAGLLDGRRCTTHHDLQDSLARSHPRATVVRDVLYVCDDRVITSAGIASGIDLALHLVAQRHGPAVAAGVAREMVVYARRNGDEQQASAMLRHRGHLSDVVHRVQDRIDAAFAEPLPLAELASGAGVSERTLTRLFTAATGRTPLRYQQLLRLERAEYLIGHGATVEAAARAVGFGDARMLRRLRSRTV; this comes from the coding sequence GTGAGCGTGGTGGTCTTTCTGCTCACCCCGCAGGTCCACCTGCTCGATCTGGCCGGCCCGGCTCAGGTCTTCTCCACCGCCCCCGGCTACACCCTGCGGTACGTGGCCGAGTCGGCCAGCGTCCCCAGCTGGCAGGGCGTCGTCCTGCGGGCCGAGGTGGACTGGCCCGCGCTGTCCCCGGACGACCTGGTCGTCGTCCCGGGGTGGCGCACCGGTTACGGCTTCTTCAGCGCCGGAACGCTCCGCGAGATAGCCGGGCACCACGCCTCCGGCGGCACGGTGGCCAGCGTCTGCTCCGGCGCCGACGCGCTCGGCCGGGCCGGACTGCTCGACGGCCGCCGCTGCACCACCCACCATGACCTGCAGGACTCGCTGGCCCGCAGCCATCCGCGGGCCACGGTCGTCCGGGACGTGCTCTACGTCTGCGACGACCGGGTGATCACCTCGGCGGGCATCGCCAGCGGCATCGATCTGGCCTTGCACCTGGTGGCCCAGCGGCACGGCCCGGCGGTGGCCGCCGGGGTGGCCCGGGAGATGGTCGTCTATGCCCGGCGCAACGGCGACGAGCAGCAGGCCAGCGCGATGCTGCGGCATCGCGGGCACCTCAGCGACGTGGTGCACCGGGTGCAGGACCGGATCGACGCGGCGTTCGCCGAGCCGCTGCCGCTGGCCGAGCTGGCGTCCGGCGCCGGCGTCAGCGAACGCACTCTGACCAGGCTGTTCACCGCCGCGACCGGCCGTACCCCGCTGCGGTACCAGCAGCTGCTGCGCCTGGAGCGGGCGGAGTACCTGATCGGCCACGGCGCCACCGTCGAGGCCGCCGCCCGGGCCGTCGGTTTCGGGGACGCGCGGATGCTCCGCCGGCTGCGATCAAGGACGGTGTGA
- a CDS encoding TioE family transcriptional regulator, with product MPKSQRTAFRPVDLARRHGLSAQAIRNYERDGVIPPAQRTPSGYRAYGEAHMVAVGAFLALAFAYGHGPAGVIMRAVLGGDPDTAFATIDAGHARLMRDRETLSAVEGAIGALSAVPAHRRDRVSERPVPVGVLAHRLGVTPATLRKWEQAGILVPARDRASQQRLYSPDDVRDADLAHLLRRGGYGLPHIATVLDQVRTAGSPEALAASLTEWRARLTARGQAMLTAAARLSDFLALRP from the coding sequence ATGCCGAAGTCTCAACGTACGGCGTTTCGCCCGGTGGATCTGGCGCGGCGGCACGGGCTGTCCGCGCAGGCCATCCGGAACTACGAGCGGGACGGCGTGATCCCGCCGGCGCAGCGGACGCCCAGCGGATATCGCGCCTACGGCGAGGCGCACATGGTCGCGGTGGGCGCGTTTCTGGCGCTTGCTTTCGCGTACGGCCACGGGCCGGCCGGCGTGATCATGCGAGCCGTCCTCGGCGGTGACCCGGACACCGCCTTCGCCACCATCGACGCCGGTCACGCCCGGTTGATGCGGGACCGGGAGACGCTGAGCGCCGTCGAGGGTGCCATCGGTGCGCTTTCCGCGGTTCCCGCCCACCGCCGGGACCGGGTGTCGGAGCGACCGGTTCCGGTCGGCGTGCTCGCCCACCGGCTCGGCGTCACCCCCGCCACGCTGCGCAAATGGGAGCAAGCCGGGATCCTGGTGCCGGCCCGCGACCGGGCCAGCCAGCAGCGTCTCTACTCCCCCGACGACGTCCGCGACGCCGACCTGGCCCACCTGCTGCGCCGCGGCGGGTACGGGCTGCCGCACATCGCCACCGTCCTCGACCAGGTGCGCACCGCCGGCAGCCCGGAGGCGCTGGCAGCTTCGCTGACCGAGTGGCGGGCCCGGCTGACAGCTCGCGGCCAGGCGATGCTGACCGCCGCCGCCCGGCTCTCCGACTTCCTGGCGCTGCGCCCCTAG
- a CDS encoding ABA4-like family protein, with translation MTAFLFTLTFLLAAPFWALMILAPGWSWTRRIVASPLIVLPVVLIYAVLVLANLGEVLPAVADPTLGGVRDLLGSADGAAAGWAHMIAFDLFVGRWAWLDARERGMPHLVLAPILVLTILLGPLGLAAYLAVRTRWRQDLG, from the coding sequence GTGACGGCGTTTCTGTTCACCCTGACGTTCCTGCTGGCCGCGCCGTTCTGGGCGCTGATGATCCTGGCACCGGGCTGGTCGTGGACCCGGCGGATCGTCGCCTCGCCGCTGATCGTGCTGCCGGTGGTGCTGATCTACGCGGTGCTGGTCCTCGCCAACCTCGGCGAGGTGCTGCCGGCGGTCGCCGATCCCACCCTGGGCGGGGTGCGCGACCTGCTCGGCAGCGCCGACGGGGCGGCCGCCGGCTGGGCCCACATGATCGCCTTCGACCTGTTCGTCGGCCGCTGGGCCTGGCTGGACGCCCGCGAGCGAGGCATGCCGCACCTGGTCCTCGCGCCGATCCTGGTGCTCACCATCCTGCTCGGACCGCTCGGGCTGGCCGCCTATCTGGCGGTCCGCACGCGCTGGCGGCAGGACCTAGGCTGA
- a CDS encoding PRC-barrel domain-containing protein — MQPTPFTPWSWRDPAGMSGGNAPAGSDLTDDAGQAGVDLVGYKVEASDGHIGSIDRASYDVGSAYLVVDTGPWIFGRKVLLPAGTVQNVDHSDRKVYVDRTKDQIKASPEYDKETFETASYREQVGDYYTGSYRDYPR; from the coding sequence ATGCAACCTACGCCGTTCACTCCGTGGTCCTGGCGGGATCCGGCCGGTATGTCCGGCGGCAACGCGCCGGCGGGCTCCGACCTGACCGATGACGCCGGGCAGGCCGGCGTGGACCTGGTCGGTTACAAGGTCGAGGCGAGCGATGGGCACATCGGTTCGATCGACCGGGCCAGCTACGACGTCGGTAGCGCTTATCTGGTGGTGGACACCGGGCCGTGGATCTTCGGCCGCAAGGTGCTGCTGCCGGCCGGCACGGTGCAGAACGTCGACCACAGCGACCGGAAGGTCTACGTGGACCGCACGAAGGACCAGATCAAGGCGTCTCCGGAGTACGACAAGGAGACCTTCGAGACGGCTTCGTACCGGGAGCAGGTCGGCGATTACTACACCGGCAGCTATCGGGATTACCCGCGCTGA
- a CDS encoding cysteine hydrolase family protein, which yields MTEALIVIDMQESFRARPLWATVDNPDLLPNVQRLVDHARNAGKLVVWVLHTEPGSGGTFDPANGFVHLMPELVPAAGEPVLTKTVHNAFTGTDLQHRLTLGGVTRVTVCGMRTEQCVETTARVAADLGYHVTFVTDATATFPIPHRDAPADQSVAELLADPRTLSAADVVTRTEYALAGRFATIRTVADIEKE from the coding sequence ATGACCGAGGCTCTGATCGTGATCGACATGCAGGAATCGTTCCGGGCGCGCCCGCTCTGGGCGACCGTCGACAACCCGGACCTCCTGCCGAACGTCCAGCGGCTGGTGGACCACGCGCGCAATGCCGGAAAGCTCGTCGTCTGGGTGCTGCACACCGAGCCGGGCAGCGGCGGCACCTTCGACCCGGCCAACGGTTTCGTGCACCTGATGCCGGAACTCGTCCCGGCCGCCGGCGAGCCCGTCCTGACCAAGACCGTGCACAACGCGTTCACCGGCACCGACCTGCAGCATCGCCTCACGCTCGGGGGCGTCACCCGGGTCACCGTCTGCGGCATGCGCACCGAGCAGTGCGTCGAGACCACCGCCCGGGTCGCCGCCGATCTCGGGTACCACGTCACCTTCGTCACCGACGCCACCGCCACCTTCCCGATCCCGCACCGCGACGCCCCCGCCGACCAGAGCGTCGCCGAGCTGCTGGCCGACCCGCGTACGCTGTCCGCCGCGGACGTGGTGACCCGCACCGAGTACGCCCTGGCCGGCCGCTTCGCCACGATCCGGACGGTGGCCGACATCGAGAAGGAGTGA
- a CDS encoding bifunctional 4-hydroxy-2-oxoglutarate aldolase/2-dehydro-3-deoxy-phosphogluconate aldolase: MTDHRAPLDPVSAAIVDSGIVAILRAPTAGGFAAIADVLVSAGITALEVTLTSRGALDALSGLRRQLPAGTVIGAGTVLTPDDAKAAVDAGAAFLVSPVLDTLAGQSVPCYPGAYTPTEVYSAHRAGAPLVKLFPAGGLRPAYLKDLRGPLPQVRILPTGGIDLDDISDWLSAGAAAVGLGSPLIGDAATGGSLKSLAARAKHAVDAVTFARS, from the coding sequence GTGACCGATCATCGTGCTCCGCTCGATCCCGTCTCCGCCGCCATCGTCGACAGTGGCATCGTCGCGATCCTGCGCGCTCCGACCGCCGGCGGGTTCGCCGCGATCGCCGACGTGCTGGTGTCCGCCGGCATCACCGCCCTCGAGGTCACCCTCACCTCGCGCGGCGCCCTCGACGCGCTCTCCGGCCTGCGCCGCCAGCTCCCGGCCGGCACGGTCATCGGCGCCGGCACCGTCCTCACCCCGGACGACGCCAAGGCCGCCGTCGACGCGGGCGCCGCCTTCCTGGTCTCACCGGTGCTGGACACCCTGGCCGGGCAGAGCGTGCCGTGCTACCCGGGGGCGTACACGCCGACCGAGGTCTACTCGGCGCACCGGGCGGGTGCGCCGCTGGTCAAGCTCTTCCCGGCCGGGGGACTGCGGCCGGCGTACCTGAAGGATCTCCGCGGTCCGCTCCCGCAGGTGCGGATCCTGCCCACCGGCGGCATCGACCTGGACGACATCTCCGACTGGCTGAGCGCCGGCGCGGCGGCCGTCGGGCTGGGCAGTCCGCTGATCGGCGACGCGGCCACCGGCGGCAGCCTCAAGTCGCTGGCCGCCCGCGCCAAGCACGCCGTCGACGCCGTCACCTTCGCCCGCTCATGA
- a CDS encoding XdhC family protein produces the protein MRDVLADLLRWWSAGEPAGLAIVTATWSSAPRQVGAAMAVGPDGVAVGSVSGGCVEAAVYDLCREAAETGLSQVASFGVTDDLALDAGLPCGGTIELHIGRVDRLTFPDLPRLVSAVERGEPVALRIADGYAVGATGEIAFPPPARMLVFGATDHAAAVARIGGFLGYRVTVCDARPVFATARRFPGAHQVVVDWPHRYLAAEAEAGRIDDRTVICVLTHDPKFDVPTLELALRLDVGYVGAMGSRRTHEDRLARLRAAGLSEPELARLCSPIGLDLGARSPEETAVSIAAEIVALRHGGSGGRLSRVTGPVHKNFGAAGNLSVPREH, from the coding sequence ATGCGTGACGTGCTCGCCGACCTGCTGCGCTGGTGGTCGGCCGGCGAGCCGGCCGGGCTGGCGATCGTGACCGCCACCTGGTCGAGCGCGCCGCGGCAGGTGGGCGCGGCGATGGCGGTCGGGCCGGACGGGGTGGCGGTCGGCAGCGTGTCCGGCGGGTGCGTGGAGGCAGCCGTCTACGACCTGTGCCGGGAGGCGGCCGAGACCGGTTTGTCGCAAGTGGCGAGTTTCGGCGTGACAGATGATCTCGCCCTGGACGCCGGCCTGCCCTGTGGCGGCACGATCGAGCTGCACATCGGACGAGTGGACCGGCTGACCTTTCCGGATCTGCCGCGCCTGGTGAGCGCCGTGGAGCGGGGTGAGCCGGTGGCACTGCGCATCGCCGACGGGTATGCCGTCGGGGCGACCGGCGAGATCGCCTTCCCGCCACCGGCCCGGATGCTGGTGTTCGGCGCCACCGACCACGCCGCGGCGGTCGCCCGGATCGGCGGCTTCCTCGGCTATCGGGTGACGGTCTGTGACGCCCGCCCGGTCTTCGCCACCGCCCGCCGCTTCCCCGGCGCGCATCAGGTGGTGGTCGACTGGCCGCACCGGTACCTGGCCGCCGAGGCCGAGGCCGGCCGGATCGACGACCGGACCGTGATCTGTGTGCTCACCCACGACCCGAAGTTCGACGTGCCCACCCTGGAGCTGGCGCTGCGCCTGGACGTCGGCTACGTCGGCGCGATGGGCTCCCGGCGCACGCACGAGGACCGGCTGGCCCGGTTGCGCGCGGCCGGGCTGAGCGAGCCGGAGCTGGCCCGGCTCTGCTCGCCGATCGGCCTGGACCTGGGTGCGCGCAGTCCCGAGGAGACAGCGGTGAGCATCGCCGCCGAGATCGTCGCGCTGCGCCACGGCGGCTCCGGCGGCCGGCTGTCGCGGGTCACCGGACCGGTCCACAAAAACTTCGGCGCGGCGGGCAACCTTTCCGTCCCGCGGGAACACTGA
- a CDS encoding pectate lyase has protein sequence MFNNLRRRWRAGLVAVVALGLGVGAVVYTQGASAATWPTATGTVKLTATKAFSGTLDGGLKRYYGSGALGTSDQDENQDPLFELADGATLKNVIIGSPAADGVHCLGSCTLTNVWWENVGEDAATFKGGSGATYTVSGGGAKGADDKVFQHNGGGTLTVKNFAVDDFGKLYRSCGNCKTQYKRKVVLSGITATYPGSSLVGINANYGDTATFSNITIVGDSSKKIAVCVTYQGNKTGAEPTKLATYKGSTGGDGTYCKFTSANITYK, from the coding sequence GTGTTCAACAATCTTCGGCGACGGTGGCGCGCCGGGCTCGTCGCGGTGGTCGCGCTCGGACTGGGCGTCGGCGCCGTGGTCTACACGCAGGGCGCCAGCGCGGCGACCTGGCCGACCGCGACCGGCACGGTGAAGCTGACCGCCACCAAGGCGTTCTCCGGCACGCTGGACGGCGGCCTCAAGCGCTACTACGGCAGCGGCGCGCTGGGCACCAGCGACCAGGACGAGAACCAGGACCCGCTGTTCGAGCTGGCCGACGGCGCCACCCTGAAGAACGTGATCATCGGGTCGCCGGCCGCGGACGGCGTGCACTGCCTCGGTTCCTGCACCCTCACCAACGTGTGGTGGGAGAACGTGGGCGAGGACGCCGCGACGTTCAAGGGCGGGTCCGGCGCGACGTACACGGTCAGCGGCGGTGGCGCCAAGGGTGCCGACGACAAGGTGTTCCAGCACAACGGTGGCGGCACGCTGACCGTCAAGAACTTCGCCGTCGACGACTTCGGCAAGCTGTACCGGTCCTGCGGCAACTGCAAGACGCAGTACAAGCGCAAGGTGGTGCTGAGCGGGATCACCGCCACCTACCCGGGCTCGTCGCTGGTCGGCATCAACGCGAACTACGGCGACACCGCGACGTTCAGCAACATCACGATCGTCGGCGACAGCAGCAAGAAGATCGCCGTCTGCGTCACCTACCAGGGCAACAAGACCGGCGCCGAGCCGACCAAGCTGGCCACCTACAAGGGCAGCACCGGCGGCGACGGGACGTACTGCAAGTTCACCAGCGCCAACATCACCTACAAGTGA
- a CDS encoding sugar kinase, translating into MTGAGGLFTLGEAMGIFVADGIGTLEHARGFTLAVGGAESNVAVGVARLGGAATWLGRLGPDSTGSLIAGRLRSSGVRVIAVEDTAPTGLMLRYRRSAQFIHADYHRAGSAGSRLTPADLPLSELESAGIVHVTGITPALGDTARATVFAAVEAARAAGVPVSLDVNYRGKLWSRFEAAPVLRDLVALADVVFAGPDEAAIILDGADPVDGLAGLGPTEVIVKDGARGCTALIDGSRHTVPALPVTAVDPVGAGDAFVAGYLADRLAGAPPAERLRTATAAGAFAVTVPGDCDGAPTRADLRSLTGADIHR; encoded by the coding sequence ATGACCGGCGCGGGTGGGCTCTTCACGCTCGGCGAGGCCATGGGGATCTTCGTGGCGGACGGCATCGGGACGCTGGAGCACGCGCGCGGTTTCACCCTCGCGGTCGGCGGCGCGGAGAGCAACGTCGCGGTCGGCGTGGCCCGCCTCGGCGGCGCGGCCACCTGGCTGGGCCGCCTCGGCCCGGACTCCACCGGGTCACTGATCGCCGGCCGGTTGCGCTCGTCCGGCGTGCGCGTGATCGCCGTCGAGGACACCGCACCCACCGGCCTGATGCTCCGCTACCGCCGGTCCGCCCAGTTCATCCACGCCGACTACCACCGGGCGGGCAGCGCCGGTTCCCGGCTCACCCCGGCCGACCTGCCACTGTCCGAGCTGGAGTCGGCGGGCATCGTGCACGTCACCGGCATCACCCCGGCCCTCGGTGACACCGCCCGGGCCACCGTCTTCGCCGCGGTGGAGGCCGCCCGCGCCGCCGGCGTCCCGGTCTCCCTCGACGTGAACTACCGCGGCAAGCTCTGGTCCCGCTTCGAAGCCGCCCCGGTCCTGCGGGACCTGGTCGCCCTCGCCGACGTCGTCTTCGCCGGCCCGGACGAGGCCGCCATCATCCTGGACGGCGCCGACCCGGTCGACGGCCTCGCCGGGCTCGGCCCCACCGAGGTCATCGTCAAGGACGGCGCCCGCGGCTGCACCGCCCTGATCGACGGCTCCCGTCACACGGTCCCGGCGCTCCCGGTCACCGCCGTCGACCCGGTCGGCGCCGGTGACGCGTTCGTCGCGGGCTACCTGGCCGACCGTCTGGCCGGCGCCCCGCCCGCCGAGCGCCTGCGGACCGCCACGGCCGCCGGCGCCTTCGCCGTCACCGTCCCCGGCGACTGCGACGGCGCACCCACCCGGGCCGACCTCCGGTCCCTGACCGGCGCCGACATCCACCGCTAA
- a CDS encoding FAD-dependent monooxygenase produces the protein MRVLISGSSIAGPASAFWLHRAGAEVTVVEKSRAPRPGGHAVDIRGVARQVVEWMGIREAIRARQVDERGWKLVDRRNRTMGRMPADAFGGEGMVAEIEIARGDLAEVLRDATERYTDYRYGDRITTLDQDRDGVDVTFASGLRERYDLVIGADGVHSGVRSLAFGPEAEFVRYLGVYAAYFTVTDPGDLENWYLMYNEPGRVAGMRPERGGTAKAHFGFREPEPRYERLTRAEERRVVAERMAGGAWKIPELLRQMPDAPDFFFDSINQVHVKRWWRGRVALVGDAGYCGSPLVGLGTSMSLVGAYVLAGELAAHGDPEAAFAAYQNEMADYVAAGLELPPGGAAGFAPHSRLLIRARATSMSMMTRWPMRQLLAKQFGKAEAITLKDYGLIAPAGGAVRI, from the coding sequence ATGCGGGTTCTGATTTCCGGGAGCAGCATCGCGGGACCGGCCAGCGCGTTCTGGTTGCACCGGGCCGGCGCCGAGGTGACGGTGGTGGAGAAGTCCCGGGCGCCCCGGCCGGGCGGGCACGCGGTGGACATCCGGGGCGTGGCCCGGCAGGTGGTCGAGTGGATGGGCATCCGCGAGGCGATCCGGGCCCGCCAGGTGGACGAGCGCGGCTGGAAACTGGTGGACCGGCGGAACCGGACGATGGGCCGGATGCCCGCCGACGCGTTCGGCGGCGAGGGCATGGTCGCGGAGATCGAGATCGCCCGGGGCGATCTCGCCGAGGTGCTGCGGGACGCGACGGAGCGCTACACCGACTATCGGTACGGCGACCGGATCACCACGCTCGACCAGGACCGCGACGGCGTCGACGTGACGTTCGCCAGTGGCCTGCGGGAACGGTACGACCTGGTGATCGGCGCCGACGGCGTGCACTCGGGGGTGCGCTCGCTGGCGTTCGGCCCGGAGGCGGAGTTCGTCAGATACCTGGGCGTGTACGCGGCGTACTTCACCGTCACCGATCCGGGCGACCTGGAGAACTGGTACCTGATGTACAACGAGCCGGGCCGGGTCGCCGGGATGCGCCCGGAGCGGGGTGGCACCGCCAAGGCACATTTCGGGTTCCGCGAGCCGGAGCCCCGCTACGAGCGGCTCACCCGGGCCGAGGAGCGACGGGTGGTCGCCGAGCGGATGGCCGGCGGCGCCTGGAAGATCCCGGAACTGCTGCGCCAGATGCCGGACGCGCCGGACTTCTTCTTCGACTCGATCAACCAGGTGCACGTGAAGCGCTGGTGGCGCGGCCGGGTGGCGCTGGTCGGCGACGCCGGCTACTGCGGGTCGCCACTGGTCGGGCTGGGCACCAGCATGAGCCTGGTCGGGGCGTACGTGCTGGCCGGTGAGCTGGCCGCGCACGGTGACCCGGAGGCGGCGTTCGCGGCGTACCAGAACGAGATGGCCGATTACGTGGCGGCCGGCCTGGAGCTGCCGCCGGGCGGGGCCGCCGGGTTCGCCCCCCACTCCCGCCTGTTGATCCGGGCGCGGGCCACGTCGATGTCGATGATGACCCGCTGGCCGATGCGGCAGCTGCTGGCCAAGCAGTTCGGCAAGGCCGAGGCGATCACGCTGAAGGACTACGGCCTGATCGCCCCGGCCGGCGGCGCGGTCAGGATTTGA
- a CDS encoding nucleotidyltransferase family protein, whose translation MITAGLVLAAGAGLRYGMAKALVPYRNRLLVEHAAETSRRAGCERTLVVLGARAEEVVARADLPETVINPEWAGGMGSSLRAGLAALSADPSVGAVVVLLVDMPGVTAEAVRRVLAHAAPDALVMGGYRGRRGHPVLLGREHWAGVAAGATGDRGARDYLRAHEVLVVEVGDIADDTDLDRPGDLDA comes from the coding sequence ATGATCACGGCCGGTCTGGTGCTCGCCGCCGGGGCGGGACTCCGGTACGGGATGGCCAAGGCGCTGGTCCCGTACCGTAATCGGCTTCTGGTGGAACACGCTGCCGAGACTTCGCGGCGGGCCGGTTGTGAGCGGACCCTGGTGGTTCTCGGCGCGCGCGCCGAGGAGGTCGTGGCGCGGGCGGACCTGCCGGAGACCGTGATCAACCCGGAGTGGGCCGGCGGCATGGGCTCGTCGCTGCGGGCCGGGCTGGCGGCGCTGAGCGCGGACCCGAGCGTCGGCGCGGTGGTGGTTCTGCTGGTGGACATGCCCGGCGTGACGGCCGAGGCGGTCCGCCGGGTGCTCGCGCACGCCGCGCCGGACGCCCTGGTGATGGGCGGGTATCGAGGGCGGCGGGGGCATCCGGTGCTGCTCGGGCGCGAGCATTGGGCGGGTGTCGCGGCCGGTGCGACCGGAGATCGGGGCGCGCGGGATTACCTGCGCGCGCACGAGGTACTGGTGGTCGAGGTCGGCGACATCGCCGACGACACCGATCTGGACCGCCCGGGAGACCTCGATGCGTGA
- a CDS encoding DUF6194 family protein, translating into MLPEPPEADRLDTLVEHILRLPGVTQLIAGPGTGAPELSWGDRFFFAGEDRMRPFATIVVQDVPGFDERSDLDRPGVFRLNVELGRERFKALFGYGPEQFTEHESAIDFTASGRWFPHPVYAVQGWGSMIDPDPAVVQPLLEHARARSAARLRR; encoded by the coding sequence ATGCTGCCCGAACCTCCTGAGGCCGACCGCCTCGACACGCTCGTCGAGCACATCCTGCGACTTCCCGGCGTCACCCAGCTGATCGCCGGCCCCGGCACCGGTGCCCCGGAGCTCAGCTGGGGTGACCGTTTCTTCTTCGCCGGCGAGGACCGGATGCGCCCGTTCGCCACGATCGTCGTGCAAGACGTCCCCGGCTTCGACGAGCGGTCCGATCTGGACCGCCCGGGCGTGTTCCGGCTCAACGTCGAGCTCGGCCGCGAGCGGTTCAAGGCCCTTTTCGGGTACGGCCCGGAGCAGTTCACCGAGCACGAGTCCGCCATCGACTTCACCGCGTCCGGCCGGTGGTTCCCGCACCCGGTCTACGCCGTCCAGGGCTGGGGTTCGATGATCGATCCCGACCCGGCGGTGGTGCAGCCACTTCTCGAGCACGCCCGCGCCCGTTCGGCAGCCCGGCTGCGGCGGTGA